A window of Oncorhynchus kisutch isolate 150728-3 linkage group LG23, Okis_V2, whole genome shotgun sequence genomic DNA:
GGGAACAGCCCTTTCTCTGAACAAAAAACACTTTACTCTAAGGATGACGGCTTTTCAGTAGTACGGTCTAATATCCTCATATCCTGCATAACTTGGCCACTCTGGGAACATCCCATGGGAGCATCTAGGACTTCCATAGAAGTCGAATTGAATTCCAAGATCAAACGAGTGTCTCTGCTGGTTATTGCTGAAGCTGCCCTGGCCGTCCATCTTCAGAGCAGACCAGATGATCCTGTAGTTTCGGCCCTGGTTACCGTCCCAGTATGTCTGGCCATTGACTTTGTAGCAGATGGCAAACTCTATGTGCTTGTGCGGCCTCAGCTCAGCTGGAAGGGAAACCTTGAAGGCGAAGGTGTCATAGTTCGAGCCTGTGTAGGTGTCCTTCAAGTACTGGCACTCCAAGTCTGTGTAGCTTTTCCAAGTGTCAAAGGTTACACGCACCTTGACAGACTTCTCAAAGGACAGGTTTTTGACTTTCACGGTTCCAGACAGTGCCTTCTCTTTCAGCATGCAGTGCTCTAGGCAGACAAGCTCAGTCTCCAGACGCTGACGGAACAGCAGGTAATCAGAGGAGGGCTGGGTGAAGCCCATTATCAGTTTGTCCTCCTCATTTGGTAACTTGAGTGAAGAGCTGAACAGCTCTGTGATGTTGAGTGGGATGTTAATAGtgtcaaaatgagaaaagaacTTCACCTTGGTGAGGGCCAGGCCCTTGTGGTCGGCGAAGGACACTCGCCTTTTAGGTTTCCCATTCTTCTCATGAAgcaaatctggttcagtctgcataGGAGGGGCAGAGGGTTTGAACTGCATGCAGGGCTTCAGACAGGGTCGTAGTGGTTGTAGTGATTTCGGGGACCTCGTGTAGCAGAAGTCATCGTTTGACAGGTAGAGCGGCATGGCCAATTCAATCGGCATGGTGGACTTGTGAGGAAAGAGGCTGAATAgactgaggggaaaaaaacaaagaTACCAGAACATTGTCATTCATCCAGTTGCTTCAAACAATGTTTGACAGAATACACATTCTCTTGTGAAATGTATACAGTATCTTTATTGCTGAATTTGCATGTGAAACATTAAGCAACCGTAGGCTAAGTGCATGGCCAGAGCAAACATTGCATAAATTTCATCAGCTGATAGATCAACTCCCAAGTTACTCATGTTCAGCCAACCATCACATGCATTTGATTGTCTGCCGTATAATATCACTGTTTAAGTTGTCAAAAGGTCTTCTCTAACCTTGCCCAATGTGTATAATCATGGGTATGCCTTAGCATTTGTACAATCCATCATGCAATAATTTGGAAAAGGGAAGGTGATCATGTATAGCCTTATCCTGAAATgctgtggggtggggtgggggttctTCTGAAATGCTAAATGAGTTTGTCTCCATAATATCCACAGTTCTTGTACTTGACTTATTTTATTGGATAGCCTTGTCTTGAGGTGAGGCATAGGCACGCAACTGATATCTGACAGAAATAGAGTTAAGGAAGTATTTAAGTAtgatggtatccacaagttcatctgactcttggGAAGTaaataaagggcctcattgccaaagtATCACTTTAAAGCCAATTTTTACTGCACTAAACTTGTCTCACTTTACTAACATGAACTTCAGAACTGAAACGCTACAGATCATTACTTACTCAGTGTTACACACATGCTGTCCTTTAATTTCTAATATGCCAAACAAGGGCAATTTAGCAGACAATTTTATCCAGTGCAACTTACAGTTGTGATTCCCTACATTTGCATACTGGACCcgcgtgggaatcgaacccataaccctggtgttgcaacTGAGCAACACAGGACCCATAATTGTCTCTCTTTCTGGTTTCAGTTTTTCTGACAGTTCATTGTGAAACAAAAAACACGGTACACTAACTAGCCAATAAACTATACCCAACATTACATGTTAAAGCTTGCGAATAGCCATTGATATGATGGTGTTGCTTAAGGATTTGCCTAATCAGCAAATGTTTTGCCATTCATTCACACTACTTGGCGATACTTTATTAAATCTCGATTCAGAAGCCCGCATTGTCTTATTATCTCCTGTTCTAGTTGCAAGTAGAACCCCAATAATGAGGTAACATTCATAAGAAAGATATTAAAAGCACTTTTTGCAGAGAGTGAGGAGACATTTTAGCTAGCAGACATTTCACGTTTCCAAATTCTTTCCACAAACTATCCAGTTTTTTAAAAATGACAATGCCGCGGCCACGCAACCCAAGCAAAGATCTACACACATGCAAGACGCATCTCACTTAATACAAAAAGTGGATTTAAGATTTTCCTGGATATTTTCTTTTTTTTGGCGTTCCGCCTGCAACTGGAAACAGATGTTTATAATACACCGCAGCTTTCTGAATCAAGAACGAAGAAAGTACCGGCAAGTAAAGGTTAGTTGAATGTTGCATGACTGCATTGTTTTATGGGCCATATTCAGAGACTATTTATTCTCGACCTCAGAGGCATGAGTTCCTTGGCTATGAACTAACTCAATGTTATAGACTACCACTGCGAATTGGATTACAATTCTGCAAAAGTGATAATTTTATTTATCTAACGTTAGTCATGAAACAAGCTTACCTTGTGCAATTGGTTTGTAACATTTGCAATGAATTCAGGAAGGGTTGACATGATAGGCTACGTCTACTAGTCAGAAATCACCATCTCAGCGGTGAAAGCTCCTCTTCCTTGCCgtttatatgtaggctatattcaaTTTTGCTGCAATGCTACTCTACTATTGCTACAAATCAAAAGTAAATAGCAACTTCAAACTGTATCCAGATTCGGTCATTCCACCGTTTCAAACACCAGACTGGGTTCAAGTGaacatgtaggcctacctgtagcCAATCACAAGTGGGCCGTGGAGGAGCGCTCGGTGAATCGTCAACTTGGTGAAAGAATATCTAGAGATAGTCGAATGACCGCTCTAAcgatggaaatacatgtcctcaaagatcGAAGACAGGCAAGATCAGGCGGGACCATTCTAGCAAATGAGAGGGCAGTTTTGCTCGTCAACAACTGGCACAACACCAATAtagtatttttttgttgtaaattgcCGGAATGCCACGTGCGTCTGATTAACAACCTaaccatttgtatttattatggatccccggcagcaggtactcttcctggggtctagcaaaattaaggcagtttatacaatttaaaaaacattacaatacattcacaacacactgtgtgccctcaggcccctactccaccagtaCCACATTtatacagtactaaatccatgtgtatgaatagtgcgtatgttattgtgtgtgtatgcatgtgtctgtgccaatgtttgtgttgcttcgcAGTCCCCGCTGTCCCATATGGTGTTTTTgtaatctaattttactgctgtcatgatttacttgatgtggaatagagttccatgtagtcattcttgtggcatgtcttgtgaggtATGCACAtaacttctattcgatcaaataagcctcacgtagcaaattaggaattacattttttgttgactAAATTCGACACTCATTGACTATCATAAAAAAATCCTCACTTCTTGGTCTTATTATCGTGGACAGATTTTAAGCTGAGCAAACCCTCTCGCTTCTCATCTTACTTTCTGTCTATGTCCTAAAGCTAAATCAAAGCTGGTGGATCAATGAAGATGTACCACTGTTTACCATTACTTTTTTGTTGTCACAGTTCCAGTCTGCTTAAGCATTTTAAGGCAAGGCTGCCCAATATTGGACTAAAGTAGCCTAACGTTACTCATCTTAGTCCAAGGAtcttacatgttctgtttaaaggGTGAATTGGCTCTGGAAGCCAAAACAGCCTAATTCACCATCTAAAGGTTTATCGTTGTTCAATTGCGGAATGGTACTAGCAACATAAAtccctctactttcatatcacatcaatcatttcacaaatgcaaaatacacacttactgtactgtatacagttGCAGCCTACAGTATTTTTCAGGGACAACGGGGACAACCTTCTGTTTTTAGAAAAGTATTTCTCTCTGATATTAAAGATAAGGTCCTGATGTTTCCAAAACCATACCACAAGCAATGCGTGTTAATATTCAGACCATGCCTCACGGCTCTTAACAAATCTCATCCCCTACAGAAGACACTTTTATTCAATGatttatgtgtaatgtaatgggaTTAAGTGCTAGGGCAGAGATACctggatatacagtgcattcggaaagtattcagaccacttgtctttttccacattttgttacattacagccgtattctaaaatggattaaattaatgtTTTCCTTCaccaatctacaaacaatacccccaaatgacaaagcaaaaacaggttcttaaacatttttgcaaatatgtttcaaataataaacagaaataccttatttccataagtattcagatcctttgttATGACACTGGAAAAtgtagctcaggtgcattctgtttccattgatcatctttgagatgttttacaacttgattggagtccacctgtggtaaattcaattgattggacatgatttggacaggcacaaatataaggtcccacagttgacagtgcatgtcagagcagaaatcaagccatgaggtctaaggaattgttgcagccttgaaggtccccaagaacacagtggcctccatcattcttaaatggaagaagtttggaaccaccaagagtttcctagagctggccgcccggccaaactgggcaatcgggggagaagggccttggacagggaggtgaccaagaacccgatggccactctgacagagctccagagttcccctGTAGagatggagaaccttccagaaacacgaccatctctccagcactccaccaatcaggcctttatggcactcctcagtaaaaggcacatgacagccaactTGGAGTTTTTCaataggcacctaaaggactctcagtcaatgggaaacaagattctctggtctgattaaaccaggATTGAACTCTTGAGCCTGAATGCCAaccatcatgtctggaggaaacctggcaccgtccctacggtgaagcatggtagtggcagcatcctGCTATGGGGATcttgttcagcggcagggactggaagactagtcaggattgaggggaagatgaacgtagcaaagtacagagtgttgaaaacctgctccagagcgctcagactggggcgacggttcaccttccaacaggacaacgaccccaagcacacagccaagacaacacaggagtggcttcgggacaagtctctgaatgtccttgagtggcccagccagagcccggacttgaacccgatcgaacatctctggagagacctgaaaatagctgtgcagtgatgctccccatccaacctgacagagcttgagaggatctgcagagaagaatggaagaaactccccgaatacaagtgtgccaaacttgtagtgtcatacccaagaaaactcaaggctgtaatcgctgccaaaggtgcttcaacaaggtactgagtaaagggtctgaatacttatgtcaacttagtatttcatttttatatatatttgcaaaaatgtagtatttcatttttatatatatttgcaaaaacctgtttttgctttgtcattacgggataatgtgtgtagattgatgtggaaaAAGTGATTTAATCATTCCgatccttctcacttctcctcctcagaagaggaggaggaatgtcgttacagaaacacccaccaacaaaggaccaagcagcgtggtaaagggcagcagcagcagcggaaAAGaacacaggactcctggacatgggaggagattctggacggcaaaggaccctgggcacagccaggggaatattgccgtccccaaagcagagctggaggcagcgaaggcagagaggcgctggtatgaggaggcagcacggcagcgcagctggaagcccgagaggcaaccccaaaaatgtcttggggggtggcacactgggagtgtggcgaagccaggtaggagacctgcaccaacttcccgtgcttaccggagagagaaggactgggcaggcaccgtgttatgcggtagaGCGCACAGTTTCCCCAGTGCatgtgcatagcccagtgcggtacattccagctcctcgtatcggccgggctagagtgggcatcgagccaggtgccatgaagccgggtCTACGCATCTGGtatccagtgcgtctccttgggccggcgtacatggcaccagccttaggcatggtgtccccggttcgccagcacagcccagtgcgggctattccacctcgtcgcactggcctggctactcggagcattcaaccaggtaaggttgggcaggctcggtgctcaagagctccagtgcgcctgcatggtCCGGTCTACCCAGTGccgcctccacgcaccagccctttGGTGGCAACCCCCCGCACCAGgttgtctctccgtcttctgcctacaggtgttcccgtctgtcccgagctgccagagtctcccgtctgtcccgagctgccagagtctcccgtctgtcccgagctgccagagtctcccgtctgtcccgagctgccagagtctcccgtctgtcccgagctgccagagtctcccgtctgtcccgagctgccagagtctcccgtctgtcccgagctgccagagtctcccgtctgtcccgagctgccagagtatcccgtctgtcccgagccgccagagtctcccgtctgccacacggtactgtttcggtttcgttcatgttcacgtttattgttttgtattttcatagtgttcagtttatatcttaaaataaacgttatggacacttaccaagctgcgcattggtcctccgatccttctcgcttctcctcctcagaagaggagaaGGAATGCCGTTACAGCAGCCTTCATGGGTCCAATGTTTTAACCCGCATTGAGCCCACATCATGCCATATTGGTATGTTTAGTGGGAAAAGATGGGCTAATTTCTGGCAAAGTGAGGGCTGCCCTCACCAGATATGGACTGCATTTACATTTTAGACATTTAGCaggcgctcttatccagagtgatttacagttaatagattcatcttaagatagctaggtgggacaaacacatatcacagtcatagtaagtacatgttTTCCTCAAGGTAGCTATCAGCAAGGTCAGAGCTAGCAAGGTGGAAAACAAAGTCAAGTGCGAGTGTTAGTTCACAAAATTATGTTTTTGTAGGGGGGtgggtgctgtgggattatttaagactCTTTGAAgcggtagggtttcagatgttttcagaagatgggcagggactctgctgtcctagcttcagggggaagctggttccaccattgttGTGCTGCCttcccgtaggggtgggagggccaagagaccagagatgGCAGAATGGAGTGCTTGGGTTGGAGTGCAGATTTTGAGCACATCCTGAAGGTAGGGatgggcagttcctcttgctgcgcCGTAGGCaggtaccatggtcttgtagtggatgcgagcttcgactgaaagacagtggagtgtgcggaggagcggggtgacatggtaTGTTGTAGAGCATGATCCTGCAGGAGCGAACTAGGTAAAATACTCAACtgagagagtggtgtggagccttgctctctttccttcctcgaaCAACTCTGCACAATCGTCTTTGTTTCACCAATGGTCTTCGTTCTTCGCACAAAAAGctttttgcacaaatttgtttacatcccttctagtgagcatttctcatttgccaagataatccatccgcctgacaggtgtggcatatcaagaagctttgACATTgtgtttgtcacacaacacaatgtcacagatgtctcaagttttgagagagaatgatattgacatgctgactgcaggcatgtccaccagagctattgccagataattaaatgttaatttctctaccataagcctcctccaacgtcgttttagagaatttggcagtatgtccaactggcctcagaACCGCAGACtagtatggcgttgtgtgggtgagcagttgctgatgtcaacgttgtgaacagagttccctatggtggcagtggggttttggtatgggcaggcataatctacggAAAACGGGCacgattgcattttatcaatggcaatttcaatgcacagagataccgtgacgacatcctgaggcccattgttgtgcaattaatccgccgccatcacctcatgtttaaagcatgataatgcacggccccatgtcgcaaggatcagTACtcatggaagctgaaaatgtctcagttcttccatggcctgtcaCTCATTGaggatgtttgggatgctctggatcgatgtgtacgacaatcaactgcctgatcaactctatgcgaaggagatgtgtcacgcagCATGAGAAAAatagtggccacaccagatactgactggttttctgatacaCACCCCTacttttggggggtatctgtgaccaacacatgcatatctgtattcccagtcgtgaaatccatagattagggcctaatttatttatttcaattgactgatttccttatatgaactgtaaatcagtcaaatcttagaaattgttgcatgttacattttatatttttgttcagtataatagcaAATTGCTTCTCAAAGGTGAAGAGCACACCTCCCGGTACTAATTGCCTATGAGAGGAGAAACCACGCCCTCTCCAATATAGCCTTTGATTACCAAAACAACAACAGCGCAAATTGCCCTGCCCCTTACTCCTAGGACGCAGTTCACATGCGCAGGTTTGAAAACGAGCTCTTTCTGGAGGAATTTTCTGGAGAAATCCAATCGGGTTAACTCCATAAATTTGGCTCCCTTCTCCTTTAAGAGAATGGTGCCTCCTCATGCCAGCCTGTGCTGCTGACATGGAGGCCCACTCCCTTTAAAACCAAACACCAGTGAAAAGAGGGAAGGGGAAGTGGAAAAGGGGGCGGGGGCAGGggaagaaaaaaaggggagtgggaagggagagggggttgggagaaagggggaggggtgtAGGCAACCAAAGAAGCTAGCAGGCTCAGCTAGGCTATGTTAACAGGGCCTACCAGCACCACGGGACACACAACAAACTATCTAGCGCAGCACCAAACTAATCTTATCGACAATGGGAAGGGACACTAGGAGGGGAATTTCAACTATCCACAAAGGGGAAAGACAAAAGCACACCACAAACCAAATAAAGGCTAGGACTCCACACCAGCAGGTCAGGCTAAGCTAACCAGCTAGCAGGCCTGCCAGCCAAGAGGCCtcacaacaaaaacaaacaaaacacacaaaccaAAAGGAGGGACAAACTAGGGGTTAAAACCAGCGAAACTGAGATGGTTGGGGTAAAGGGGAATGAGGGGACAACAAAAACACTGACCAACCATACCTGCCAAATGTAAGGGACGAGAAAGCTAGCAAGCCTCACCAGCAGGCCAGGCTAGGCTAACCAGCTAGCTAGTAGGCCAGCCAGCAaaaaggtccctcagttgacaacacaaaacaacaagaAACTGAAACAATGGGCAATTTGTGGGATAAACTAAGGGTACAAGATGGGTGGGGTCAAAAGGGGATAACGAAAGACTATCAAACAATGCCTGTCACGCCTAAGGGGCCAGGAGGCTAGCAGGCCAATCCAAGTTAAAGTTAGCAGGCCGGCAAGCCAGAAAGCCACCCCAGCTAGCAGACAACACAAAACTGAAGACTGTGGGAGGAGCTAAGGGAAGACTATAGGATACACGGGGGGAGGGGAGATGCAAAACAGGAGAAGCAAAAGGGAAAACAAAAATTGAATTAATAAAGAAAAAGGACAAGAGGGCCTTAACTTAACTCCACTACCAAAACCACCACCTAACCCAGGACCAAAGAAAACAATGGTGAAACAGAACAAGAGTAATACATTTAACAAAAATAACTTGGAACACAATTTCCCGGGCACCCTCCGGCTTATGATCATCTCTCTGATCAAATGCAGCAACTGTTAAAGAAACTACACTTGATCTtagccaaaaggccgagaagctAACTtacttcatactggacacagacttCATCATTGGCAGTGTACAATATATCTTttttaaacattacacaacagaaCACTTAAACTGGAATGATACTCTCAGTAACGGTTGCACAAGAGGGAACGTGTGACCATAGAACTACACCCATGTATCCCTGTCCTTTGCTTTCGTCAAGCCCACCAAAGCCAAGGGACATGCTACTGAGGGGCTATTTTAGGCTCACAGTCTGACAAGTTCAGAGTCTACCTCGGCTGACTGCCAGTGCAAATGTTTGGCTTATCACAAACCTGGGCCACTTTGAACTTCACCAGGCTGCTGATAAATTACTGGATCAATATTGACATGTGGCCCATATATCTGCCAAACACACTCTGCCTATTTCATAATTTTGTGTGACAAAATGGTGCTAGTTAGTTAGGATGGTGCTAGTTAGTGAGAACCTCACCTGACTGGACCAATGTAATGCTGAGAGGGAGGTTGCATGTTTTGGAGACAAAGAAACATTTATTTCTGAATAGAGCAATTCGCTATGGAGACATTCAATTATTTGAATCTGCTCTCTTGTGAAATGCGCCTTTGCTCTTGTGAAATGCGCCCAGTTTTGCCCAGTGTGGGCAGCCCAAAGGTGCTTTATTCTGTAGCTAGAGGATTCCTGATATCTCCAGGAGCCCTCTCCTAAGGCTTCAATTTTAGTTTTACCTGTGCCAGCTTCCTGAGGGAGTTCTGGGGTAAACTCCAGAACACCATGAACACCCAGGGGTCCCTGACAGCAATGTTTGAGGTGACCAAGCTGATGGATAATAGCATTAAAACCATTATTATTCGTATGTACAAAGAAATTGTAGAACCGGAAGACGTTGCAGTGTGGCTGGGCAGGTACTGCAATGTGAGGGGGCCCCTGGTCCAGGTGAAGGATCCCGATGGGATCTGGACAGGGGCCTGGAGGGTCACTGTCCAGCAGAGGGAGGATCTTGGGGGCTATGGTGGTTGAAAGCCATCCCATCCACCATAATCCTCGGAGAGAACAGGGGCCATGTTCACTACCAGGACCAGCCCAAGCTGTGCTGTAAGTGTGATGAACATGGCCACCTAGCAGACGCCTGCGACAAGGTGGTCTGCATGAAGTGCCGGGAGGTGGGCCAACGCTACGAGGAATGCACGAACGGAAGGTCATGCAACCTCTGTAGCGAGCGGTCCCACCTCATCTGCGGCTGTGGAAGTTGCGGTGGTGGAAGAagtgggaggagaggaaaaaACCCTCCCCACCCCAATCCCCCTGACCCAGACTGCTGTGACCCCTAAAGGAGAAAGGGCCGAGAAAGACGGCTCCGGAGAGTTTGAGCGAGAGCTCCCCAAGTGAGTCAAACAGCATGGGGACGGTGTCAGGAGATACAGGAGACGTGGGGAGATTCTGGAGGAACACCTTCCCCACGAAAAATAAATACTGAGGAGCTCTCCGACCCCTGAACAGGGTGAGGAAAAAAAGGGCAAGTTGGAATGGGAGAGCTCCCAGGGGGAGGAAGAATCTagaacatcccccccccccaaccaaatCTCCTTTTTAAGTCCTGTTTTAacctcctctccctgccatccCCTTTACcccggagggagagagaaagtaccTGGAAAGTAACCCCTTTTAACTGTTCAAAATGCCTTCTTTTCTTTTAGCACTGTTTTTACTCACTCCTTACAACTATTAATGTAAGGAGTGTAAAAACAGAGACACAGGCACAGTTGGTTTTATCCTTTTTAGAAAGGTTTAACTCAGATGTGTTTTTATTACAGGAGTGCGGTCTACCCTTTTTGTCCTCTTACAGTAAATGGCAGGATAAGTGGCAGCACGGGCCCTCCATTTGGAGTGGTTCCAATTTTAACAAAAAATGACGGTGTTGCCATTTTAATCAGGACCCCACAGGTGGTGGTGAGGGGGAGCACGGTGGTGGTTAGTGGGTGTTCTCTTTTAGCCAATTGCACTTTTATGAAGAGGGATTTTAATGTGCTAAATGTGTATGGTTTTAACGATAAACATGACCGGTGCGCAATTTTAGAGGGCCTGCAGTCCCACATGCTAGGGAGGGATCCTCTAGTTGTGGGTGGAGATTTTAACTGTGTTTTAAGTAGAGCAGATAGGAGAGGGGCGGGAGAGGATTTGAAGGTAGATAGGTCAAGTGTTTTATTGCAAGGGTTGTGCAGGGATTTtaaactgactgactgttttaaaACCCTGCATCCAAGAGAGGAGGGCTTCACCTGGACCAGTGGTGACGGCACCAGAGCCTCTCGCATTGACTATCTGTTTACCCGGGACTGTCCCCCAACTGATGCTAGAATAACCCCTGCTTTCTTCTCAGATCACGTAATGCTGACGTGCACCTTTTCACTAACTTCGGGTGTGGGAAGAGGGCCCTGGAAACTGAACTGCTACCCTTTAGAAAATGATAGAGTAGTTAGTCAGTACAGGAAGCAGTTCAGCCAGTGACAGACGCTATAGGACTTCTTTGACACACGAGCACAGTGGTGGAAATGGTGAAGGGTAGGACGAGGACCTTCTTTAGAGAGATAGGAAAGAAGAAAAGTAAGGAACCATGGTGGGACTGCAGAGGCGACTGGAAAGGTATTTTAATCTAGGTCAACAGGGCTTTGATTTTAACCATGAAATTAAAGTAAAAAGGGAAATGGCATTTTAGGAGAACAGAAAAGTAAGGGGGTTATTTTAAGAAGTAAGGAAAGGGAATTAGAAGAAGAAGTTTTAAAGAAAATAGTAAGGGTAGGACAATGACCGGTTTAaaaacatacatgttgttttaaaaacatatacagaaGGAATAAAATAAGTTGTTGAGGATTTTTATGGGGAACTGTTTGGAGTAAAAGACGTGTGTGAGGAAACCAGGGGGGATGTTTTAACATATATTGACAGTACCTTACCCAACACAGACGACCTAACAAAAGACCTGACGATGACAGAAATTGACAAAGGACTGAGACATTTTAAGAGGGGTAAGTCACCGGGGGAGGACGGCCTCCCTTTGGAGTTTTACCTGACTTTCTGGGATGTTGTAGCCGACGAACTTCTGACTGTTTTTATGTACTTTGAAAAACATGACAGACTAACGGACAGGTTTAGAGTAGGTATCATGACACCTTTATATAAGAAAAATGACAGGACAGACCTTAGAAACAGGAGACCGATTACCCTTTTAAATTTTGATTGTAAACTTTTTACTAAGGATTTAACACTCAGAATGTCTTCTGTTTTAGGGGAAGTGATCCACCCGAACCAAACCTGTGCCATTCCCGGAAGGAAGATCACAGACAGCCTGGTACAGATCAGAGATGCCATCTGTTATGCGAGAGACAGAAACATGCGGCTTGTAGTCCTAAATTTAGATTTCGAAAAAGCTTTTGATCAGGTCTCGCACCAGTACTTCTTCAAGGTACTGCAAAAATGGGCTTCCCGGACAGGTTCTTAGCTTGGGTGAGACTGCTGAATGGGGATATCACCAGCAAAATCCAATGGGCATTTGTCAAAAGCAGTG
This region includes:
- the LOC109868016 gene encoding protein phosphatase 1 regulatory subunit 3B isoform X1 gives rise to the protein MLQTNCTSLFSLFPHKSTMPIELAMPLYLSNDDFCYTRSPKSLQPLRPCLKPCMQFKPSAPPMQTEPDLLHEKNGKPKRRVSFADHKGLALTKVKFFSHFDTINIPLNITELFSSSLKLPNEEDKLIMGFTQPSSDYLLFRQRLETELVCLEHCMLKEKALSGTVKVKNLSFEKSVKVRVTFDTWKSYTDLECQYLKDTYTGSNYDTFAFKVSLPAELRPHKHIEFAICYKVNGQTYWDGNQGRNYRIIWSALKMDGQGSFSNNQQRHSFDLGIQFDFYGSPRCSHGMFPEWPSYAGYEDIRPYY
- the LOC109868016 gene encoding protein phosphatase 1 regulatory subunit 3B isoform X2, which translates into the protein MPIELAMPLYLSNDDFCYTRSPKSLQPLRPCLKPCMQFKPSAPPMQTEPDLLHEKNGKPKRRVSFADHKGLALTKVKFFSHFDTINIPLNITELFSSSLKLPNEEDKLIMGFTQPSSDYLLFRQRLETELVCLEHCMLKEKALSGTVKVKNLSFEKSVKVRVTFDTWKSYTDLECQYLKDTYTGSNYDTFAFKVSLPAELRPHKHIEFAICYKVNGQTYWDGNQGRNYRIIWSALKMDGQGSFSNNQQRHSFDLGIQFDFYGSPRCSHGMFPEWPSYAGYEDIRPYY